One region of Deltaproteobacteria bacterium genomic DNA includes:
- a CDS encoding extracellular solute-binding protein, whose product MNRSLMVGVLLLLGWFTVAGQGQAQSLDELHKLALKEGGTLNFYATLAQINAEIILPIFEKRFPGIKVNHVDATSDKLVARAVSEARGGKTLGDVFQVPLENIIQLQEQGLILDVALPESSAYPDGLKGAFWTASDLQYFVAAWNTGLVKKEEEPKSFDDFLHARWKGRLIAEPRDLEMLLAFAKYRFKSDEKAIDYWRKIAAHNVEFHKGHSQLAELLVAGQAAACLTCYSHHYPLRMKKGAPVNMMLSEGVASINGTAVFKNAPHPNTALLFARWVASETGQKVMAQGGRNPAHPKVDPIDKTKTDKTYFITVADLKEFPKYEKIWKEIFKLR is encoded by the coding sequence ATGAATCGTTCGCTGATGGTTGGGGTGCTCTTGTTGTTAGGGTGGTTTACCGTGGCCGGCCAGGGCCAGGCCCAATCGCTCGACGAACTGCACAAGCTGGCGCTCAAGGAAGGCGGCACGCTCAATTTCTACGCGACTCTCGCCCAGATCAACGCTGAAATTATTCTGCCGATTTTCGAAAAACGCTTCCCAGGCATTAAAGTGAACCATGTCGACGCGACCTCCGACAAATTGGTTGCCCGGGCGGTGAGTGAGGCGCGGGGTGGCAAGACGCTGGGCGATGTGTTTCAGGTACCGCTGGAAAACATCATCCAGCTCCAAGAGCAGGGTTTGATTCTCGATGTTGCCCTGCCGGAATCGTCGGCTTACCCTGACGGACTCAAGGGAGCGTTTTGGACCGCTTCTGACCTGCAGTATTTCGTGGCCGCATGGAACACGGGCTTGGTAAAAAAAGAAGAAGAACCGAAGAGTTTCGACGACTTTCTCCATGCCCGCTGGAAGGGCCGCTTGATCGCCGAGCCGCGCGATCTGGAGATGCTGTTGGCGTTCGCCAAGTATCGCTTCAAGAGCGACGAGAAGGCGATCGACTACTGGCGCAAGATCGCCGCGCACAATGTTGAATTTCACAAAGGCCACTCGCAATTGGCAGAACTCTTGGTTGCCGGCCAGGCCGCTGCCTGTTTGACCTGTTATTCGCACCACTATCCGCTGCGCATGAAAAAGGGCGCGCCGGTCAACATGATGCTGAGCGAAGGTGTCGCCTCGATCAACGGCACGGCGGTCTTCAAGAACGCGCCGCATCCGAATACGGCACTCTTGTTTGCGCGCTGGGTGGCGAGCGAAACGGGCCAAAAGGTGATGGCGCAGGGCGGGCGTAATCCGGCTCATCCGAAGGTGGACCCGATCGACAAGACCAAGACCGATAAGACTTACTTCATTACCGTGGCGGATTTGAAAGAATTTCCCAAGTACGAAAAAATCTGGAAAGAGATCTTCAAGCTGCGTTAA
- a CDS encoding extracellular solute-binding protein, protein MLSRFAKVLMLLTAGLIPTFGWAQSESIDELYKKALKEGGVLNCYCSLAQINAQIIYPLFEKRFPGIKINHVDATSDKLAARVIAEARGGKVIADVVEFGLEDINKIHEQGLLLDKAPPEAAAYPANLQGSYWAANNLIFFVGAWNTDKVKKDEEPKFFEDFADPRWKGRLIAEPRDYEILIGLTHKHKSFDKAREILTRIAANTVEFHRGHSQLAELLVAGQAAACFTCYSHHFPARKRKGAPVDYMLSEGAAGIIAVSVLKSAPNPNTAWLFSRWAASEEGQRVYSQGGRTPAHPKIEPKENIRPKALYPVGVEDLKQWAKYEKAWKEVFRLR, encoded by the coding sequence ATGTTATCCAGGTTCGCCAAGGTCCTCATGCTTTTGACCGCGGGACTGATCCCGACGTTTGGGTGGGCGCAGAGTGAGTCCATCGACGAGCTCTACAAAAAAGCCCTCAAAGAAGGCGGCGTGCTCAATTGCTATTGCTCGCTGGCCCAGATCAACGCCCAAATAATCTATCCGTTGTTCGAGAAGCGATTCCCCGGCATCAAGATCAACCATGTCGATGCCACCTCCGACAAGCTCGCGGCACGGGTTATTGCCGAGGCGCGCGGCGGCAAGGTCATCGCCGATGTCGTCGAGTTCGGCCTCGAAGACATCAACAAGATTCATGAGCAGGGGCTACTGCTCGACAAAGCGCCGCCCGAGGCGGCGGCCTACCCGGCCAACCTCCAGGGGAGCTACTGGGCGGCCAACAACTTGATTTTCTTTGTCGGCGCCTGGAACACCGACAAGGTGAAGAAGGACGAAGAACCAAAGTTCTTCGAGGATTTCGCCGACCCGCGCTGGAAGGGACGGCTGATCGCCGAGCCGCGCGATTATGAGATTCTGATCGGCTTGACGCATAAACATAAAAGCTTCGACAAGGCGCGCGAGATCTTGACGCGGATCGCCGCCAATACCGTGGAGTTCCATCGCGGTCACTCGCAACTGGCCGAGTTGCTGGTGGCGGGCCAGGCGGCGGCCTGCTTTACCTGCTACTCGCACCATTTTCCGGCGCGTAAAAGGAAGGGTGCCCCGGTGGATTACATGTTGTCCGAAGGCGCCGCGGGCATCATCGCCGTATCCGTGCTGAAGTCGGCACCCAACCCCAACACCGCTTGGCTGTTCAGCCGCTGGGCGGCGTCGGAGGAGGGCCAGAGAGTCTATTCCCAGGGCGGCCGGACGCCGGCACATCCGAAGATCGAGCCCAAAGAAAACATCCGGCCCAAAGCGCTCTACCCGGTGGGGGTTGAAGATCTCAAGCAGTGGGCCAAGTATGAAAAGGCGTGGAAGGAAGTCTTCCGCTTGCGCTAG
- a CDS encoding ABC transporter ATP-binding protein: MIEVKSLTKIYEDGSSAGVKAVSEVSFTVEEGRFYTLLGPSGCGKTTTLRCIAGLEKANGGEILVAGQKVYSGENNTYVPAYRRPIGMVFQSYAIWPHLTVFENVAFPLRVGKQKVASAEIKKKVSTALEQVELGGYEERMATQLSGGQQQRLALARALVREPQVLLLDEPLSNLDAKLRERMRFELRELQRRLRITTLYVTHDQIEALSMSNVIAVMNTGVIVQEGAPRDVYMAPKSKFVANFIGSTNQLTGQVKSLENDGRGRVSTDDGELDCGVLQGLKPGNKVVVVVRPESVNLHLKKPANADNVLEAKIGAAMFLGEYLDCTVELGKNVLQTHQRHSLEVRRGDPVWVELPAGECMALPAE; encoded by the coding sequence GTGATCGAAGTTAAGTCGCTCACTAAAATTTACGAAGATGGCTCCAGCGCCGGTGTGAAGGCGGTCAGCGAAGTTTCGTTCACCGTCGAAGAAGGTCGCTTCTATACCCTGCTCGGCCCTTCGGGGTGCGGCAAAACCACGACTCTGCGCTGCATTGCCGGCCTGGAAAAAGCCAATGGCGGCGAGATCCTGGTGGCTGGCCAGAAGGTCTACTCGGGGGAAAATAATACCTACGTGCCGGCATACCGCCGGCCCATTGGCATGGTGTTTCAGAGCTATGCGATCTGGCCGCATCTGACGGTTTTTGAAAACGTCGCTTTTCCGCTGCGGGTCGGTAAACAAAAGGTTGCCAGTGCCGAGATCAAGAAAAAAGTTTCGACCGCCCTGGAGCAAGTGGAGCTGGGCGGCTACGAAGAACGCATGGCAACGCAACTCTCCGGCGGCCAACAGCAGCGCCTCGCCCTGGCCCGCGCGTTGGTGCGCGAGCCCCAGGTTTTGCTGCTCGACGAGCCCCTGAGTAACCTTGACGCCAAGCTGCGCGAGCGCATGCGCTTTGAGCTGCGCGAGCTGCAGCGCCGCCTGCGCATTACAACCCTGTATGTGACCCATGATCAGATCGAAGCCTTGTCCATGTCAAACGTGATTGCCGTGATGAATACCGGTGTGATCGTCCAGGAGGGCGCGCCGCGCGATGTCTACATGGCGCCGAAGAGCAAGTTCGTCGCCAATTTTATTGGCTCCACCAATCAATTGACCGGACAGGTCAAGTCTTTGGAAAACGACGGTCGGGGCAGGGTGAGCACCGACGACGGTGAGCTCGACTGTGGTGTGCTGCAAGGGCTCAAACCTGGCAATAAGGTCGTTGTAGTCGTTCGTCCCGAGAGCGTCAATCTGCATCTAAAAAAACCGGCCAACGCCGACAACGTGCTCGAAGCCAAGATCGGCGCCGCGATGTTTCTCGGCGAGTATCTTGACTGCACCGTGGAGCTTGGCAAAAACGTGTTGCAAACCCATCAGCGCCACTCGCTTGAAGTCCGGCGCGGCGACCCAGTGTGGGTCGAATTGCCCGCCGGCGAATGCATGGCTCTGCCAGCCGAATAA
- a CDS encoding extracellular solute-binding protein translates to MKLFSGLLVLAAALSLAGPARAQSLDELHKLALKEGGVLNFYATLAQINAQRILPVFEKRFPGVKINHVDATADKLAARAITEARGGRVIADFFQMALESTLQVIEQKLTVDWLPPEAAAYPAHFKGSNWLAADLVIIIGAWNTGLVSKADEPKVFEDFADPKWKGKLIAEARDVELLIALSRHKFKSDEKGVDYLRRLAANNVEFHKGHSELAEYLTAGQAAACATCYAHHYPPRIKRGAPLGYMLGEGIATITANAIAKDAPHPNTAKLFYRWAASEEGQRAFAEGGRLPPHPKIEPVEKIRPAVLYPIGLEEIKEWRRYEKTWKEIFKLR, encoded by the coding sequence ATGAAACTCTTCAGCGGACTATTAGTGTTGGCGGCGGCGCTCTCTCTTGCCGGCCCGGCGCGGGCGCAGTCGCTCGATGAGCTGCACAAGCTGGCGCTCAAGGAAGGCGGCGTGCTCAACTTCTACGCGACTTTGGCGCAGATCAACGCCCAGCGCATCCTGCCGGTGTTCGAGAAACGCTTTCCCGGCGTCAAGATCAACCATGTCGACGCCACGGCCGACAAGCTGGCGGCGCGGGCTATTACAGAGGCGCGCGGCGGCCGGGTGATCGCCGACTTTTTCCAAATGGCCTTGGAAAGTACGCTGCAAGTCATCGAGCAGAAACTCACGGTCGACTGGCTGCCGCCGGAGGCAGCGGCCTATCCGGCCCATTTCAAGGGCTCCAATTGGCTCGCCGCCGATCTGGTCATTATCATCGGCGCGTGGAACACTGGACTGGTGAGCAAGGCCGATGAGCCCAAGGTGTTCGAAGACTTCGCCGACCCGAAGTGGAAGGGCAAGCTCATCGCCGAAGCCCGCGATGTCGAGCTTCTCATCGCGCTGTCGCGCCACAAGTTCAAAAGCGACGAGAAGGGTGTCGACTACCTGCGCCGGCTGGCGGCCAACAATGTCGAGTTTCATAAGGGCCATTCCGAATTGGCGGAATATTTGACCGCTGGCCAAGCGGCGGCCTGCGCGACTTGCTACGCGCACCATTACCCGCCGCGGATCAAAAGAGGCGCGCCGCTGGGTTACATGCTCGGCGAGGGGATCGCGACGATCACGGCCAACGCGATCGCCAAGGATGCGCCCCATCCCAATACCGCCAAGCTATTTTACCGTTGGGCAGCGAGCGAAGAGGGACAAAGAGCTTTTGCCGAGGGCGGCCGCTTGCCGCCCCATCCGAAAATCGAACCGGTGGAAAAAATTCGTCCGGCGGTGCTCTATCCCATCGGGCTGGAGGAAATCAAAGAATGGCGCCGTTATGAAAAGACCTGGAAGGAAATCTTCAAACTGCGCTGA
- a CDS encoding iron ABC transporter permease, which produces MSTIAIPKTAKERSGFDPALLVPVVGAGVLIYLAVLPLFMLFLGSFQAEVAPREFVYTLKNYQNAYASEHTYSTFVNSLIFATGSSLLTFFLGTMLAWLTERTNTPLSTLFVPIAVVPLILPGVLESIAWIFLLSPKFGYVNVWLMNIFGLSSPPFNVFSLPGMIWVHSVGQVPLAFLMMTAAFKSMDPSLEESAMMSGANTWQTFKRVTLRLLAPTAGSVLLILFVRTLESFETPALIGIPARIYVYTSEIFLAFNEYPPDYGRGGALAVGLLILSAIGVWLYTRATKEGKKFQTVTGKAFRPRQFDLGPWKWVGFAFLMVYFLFVVLLPFLVLFWASFLPFFAKPSWDALSKLSLDNYRYLGTFRPFWQAMQNSILLATLTATVAMVLTSLVAWIVYKSKLRGAWVLDFLAFVPITIPGIVMGMSLILLYVAFPIPIYGTIWVLLIAYVTRFIPYGMRASSGSILQIHSELEEAAAASGASWWETFKRVTLPLLRPGFVAGWIYICIVSFREFSTSVLLATGESRVLSILLFTMFEQGQVTIVAAIGILMIVTLLAVVGIFYKLTGRVGIQT; this is translated from the coding sequence ATGTCGACGATCGCGATACCCAAGACCGCTAAAGAACGCAGCGGTTTCGACCCGGCTCTCCTCGTACCGGTCGTCGGCGCCGGCGTATTGATCTACCTCGCTGTCCTGCCGCTGTTCATGCTTTTCCTGGGCAGCTTCCAGGCCGAGGTCGCGCCGCGCGAGTTCGTCTACACCCTAAAGAACTATCAAAACGCCTACGCCAGCGAGCATACCTACTCGACGTTCGTCAACTCGCTGATCTTTGCCACTGGTTCGTCGCTTCTGACCTTTTTCCTAGGAACGATGTTGGCATGGTTGACCGAACGGACCAACACGCCGCTGAGCACCTTGTTTGTCCCCATCGCGGTGGTGCCGTTGATCTTGCCCGGCGTTTTGGAGTCCATCGCCTGGATCTTTCTCCTGAGTCCGAAGTTTGGCTACGTAAACGTCTGGTTGATGAATATCTTCGGGCTCAGCTCGCCGCCATTCAATGTGTTTTCTCTGCCGGGCATGATCTGGGTTCATTCAGTGGGCCAAGTGCCGCTGGCGTTCTTGATGATGACCGCTGCCTTCAAATCCATGGACCCGTCCCTCGAAGAGTCGGCGATGATGTCCGGCGCCAACACCTGGCAGACGTTCAAGCGCGTGACGCTGCGCTTGCTTGCGCCCACTGCCGGGTCGGTGCTGCTGATTCTCTTTGTGCGCACCCTGGAGTCCTTCGAGACCCCGGCGCTGATCGGCATTCCGGCGCGCATCTACGTTTATACCAGCGAAATTTTCCTAGCCTTCAACGAGTACCCACCCGACTACGGCCGTGGCGGCGCGTTGGCGGTGGGGCTGTTGATCTTGAGCGCAATCGGCGTGTGGCTCTACACCCGTGCCACCAAAGAGGGCAAGAAATTTCAGACCGTCACCGGTAAAGCGTTTCGCCCTCGGCAGTTTGACCTGGGACCGTGGAAGTGGGTGGGGTTTGCGTTTCTGATGGTCTATTTCCTATTCGTCGTGCTGCTACCGTTTTTGGTCCTGTTTTGGGCGTCCTTCCTGCCGTTTTTTGCCAAGCCGAGTTGGGACGCTCTCAGTAAGCTCAGCTTGGACAACTATCGTTACTTGGGAACCTTTAGGCCGTTCTGGCAGGCGATGCAAAACAGCATCCTGCTGGCGACTTTGACCGCCACCGTGGCGATGGTGCTGACCTCGCTGGTGGCGTGGATCGTGTACAAGAGCAAGCTGCGCGGCGCTTGGGTTCTCGACTTCCTCGCCTTTGTGCCGATCACGATTCCGGGCATCGTCATGGGCATGTCGCTGATCTTGCTCTACGTCGCCTTCCCGATTCCGATTTACGGCACGATCTGGGTTCTGCTGATCGCCTACGTGACGCGCTTCATTCCCTACGGCATGAGAGCCTCCTCAGGGTCGATTCTCCAGATTCATAGCGAATTGGAAGAAGCCGCCGCCGCTTCCGGTGCCTCCTGGTGGGAAACGTTCAAGCGCGTGACGCTGCCGCTCCTGCGCCCTGGCTTTGTGGCTGGCTGGATCTACATCTGTATCGTTTCGTTCAGAGAATTTTCCACTTCGGTGCTGCTTGCCACGGGTGAGAGCCGGGTGCTATCTATTTTGCTCTTTACGATGTTTGAGCAGGGCCAAGTGACCATCGTTGCCGCCATCGGTATTTTAATGATCGTGACGCTGCTGGCCGTGGTCGGAATTTTTTATAAGTTAACCGGGCGGGTAGGGATACAAACCTGA